In a genomic window of Gloeocapsopsis dulcis:
- the murI gene encoding glutamate racemase, translating to MADTSALSLLYAPQVQNAPIGIFDSGLGGLTVLRQLYRQLPQESIIYLGDTARVPYGTRSPGEIVQFMREILTWMLQQRVKMVVTACNTSSALALNIVQKEFPIPIIDLILPGAKAAVQQGKRIGVIATPATAASNAYQGAMLEIDPSVQVWQVGCPEFVPLIEQNRIYDPYTKEVARQYLTFLLQQRIDTLVYGCTHYPHLAPVLRSLLPQSVKLIDPAEYVVAATARELELLRLSNTHPPSPTRFCVTGCPQQFAQSSLQWLGYTPTVEAVSVAREEQECSGAGELRKLGEL from the coding sequence GTGGCTGATACTTCTGCTTTGTCCCTCTTGTATGCCCCTCAAGTACAAAACGCTCCGATTGGCATTTTTGACAGTGGCTTAGGTGGTCTGACGGTGCTACGTCAGCTTTACCGACAACTACCGCAAGAATCTATTATTTATCTTGGCGATACAGCGCGAGTTCCTTATGGCACTCGTTCGCCAGGTGAAATTGTCCAATTCATGCGCGAAATCCTCACCTGGATGCTTCAGCAACGAGTCAAAATGGTAGTTACGGCTTGTAATACAAGTTCGGCGCTAGCACTCAATATTGTGCAGAAGGAATTTCCTATCCCGATTATCGATTTGATTTTGCCAGGGGCGAAAGCAGCGGTGCAGCAAGGTAAACGGATTGGTGTGATTGCGACTCCAGCAACTGCAGCAAGTAATGCCTATCAAGGGGCAATGTTAGAAATTGATCCGAGTGTCCAAGTTTGGCAAGTCGGTTGTCCTGAATTTGTACCCCTTATTGAGCAAAATCGCATTTATGACCCTTATACAAAAGAGGTTGCACGTCAATATTTAACTTTCTTATTACAGCAGCGCATTGATACTTTGGTGTACGGCTGTACGCATTATCCTCATCTAGCGCCAGTACTGCGATCGCTCTTACCACAGTCTGTAAAACTTATTGACCCTGCTGAGTATGTCGTCGCCGCTACTGCTAGAGAACTTGAATTATTAAGATTAAGCAATACGCATCCTCCATCACCAACCCGCTTTTGTGTTACTGGTTGTCCGCAACAGTTTGCCCAGTCTTCCTTACAATGGTTGGGCTACACTCCGACTGTTGAAGCTGTCAGCGTGGCACGGGAAGAGCAGGAGTGCAGTGGTGCAGGGGAGTTGAGGAAGCTAGGAGAGTTATAA
- a CDS encoding N-acetylmuramoyl-L-alanine amidase: MRFHWLLPSTLSIFLLSSPAEAAKLQSWNFDANRNRLDFKTDGAVQPKAQLIFNPMRLVIDLPGTKLDRPTVKQELGGTIRSIRVGQFDEQTARVVIELSPGYKLDPEKVKFEGATPSQWTVQLPQPERVAVSPPLTPLSTTAQPSLSAIVPGSSSPNTNSVVPQSTTATVQVENIQVTADGLFVRTRGGGTPQIKVNRSSDRSTIDIDLVGASLAPQLSKKPTVTVNRYGVSRVQLNQVQNSPPVTRMTMRVDRNGPDWQATVSRFGGLVVLPQGRSPANTVVNTLTQNTTTNTPSSSGLATIHAAELTINGAQLLIRASQKVNYSGGWDRSTGLYRITIPNAQLASNVRGPALTSNSPVLRVRLQQADPRTVAIWVQPATGIRIGELNQPGQDVLALQLSRANSILLPPANAQTPPPGSQPVPVPVPQATTPPQPATPPANPNPPKQRPVVVIDPGHGGKDPGAIGIGGLQEKQVILPISKQIAAILEKEGIKVVMTRDLDYFVDLAPRVAIAERANADVFVSIHANSMGLSRPDVNGLETYYFSSGQRLAQVIHRNILQRVTIRDRGVRRARFYVLRKSSMPSVLVEIGYVTGREDNPRLRTAAYQTQMAEAIARGILQYLGR; the protein is encoded by the coding sequence GTGAGATTTCACTGGCTACTACCCAGTACTTTAAGCATTTTTCTGTTATCGTCTCCCGCAGAGGCGGCGAAACTTCAATCGTGGAACTTTGATGCTAATCGCAATCGGTTGGACTTCAAGACGGATGGTGCTGTTCAGCCGAAAGCACAACTCATCTTTAATCCCATGCGATTAGTGATCGATTTGCCAGGAACCAAACTAGATCGTCCCACGGTAAAACAAGAGCTTGGCGGTACAATTCGCAGTATCAGAGTTGGTCAATTTGACGAACAGACGGCTCGTGTAGTAATTGAGTTAAGTCCTGGTTACAAGCTCGATCCTGAAAAGGTGAAATTTGAAGGGGCAACACCAAGTCAATGGACAGTACAGTTACCACAGCCTGAAAGAGTTGCGGTTAGCCCACCACTAACACCATTATCTACAACAGCACAACCATCGCTATCAGCCATTGTGCCAGGTAGCAGTAGTCCAAACACCAATTCCGTCGTTCCACAGTCGACAACTGCAACAGTACAAGTAGAAAATATTCAAGTGACAGCAGACGGGCTGTTTGTCCGAACCCGTGGCGGCGGAACTCCTCAGATTAAAGTGAATCGCAGCAGCGATCGCAGTACGATTGATATCGATTTAGTCGGTGCTTCGCTAGCACCACAGTTGAGCAAAAAGCCCACAGTGACAGTTAATCGCTATGGTGTCAGCCGTGTTCAACTGAATCAAGTTCAAAATTCGCCTCCCGTGACTCGGATGACGATGCGGGTTGACAGAAATGGACCTGATTGGCAAGCAACAGTGAGTCGTTTTGGTGGTTTGGTAGTGCTTCCACAGGGAAGAAGTCCTGCTAATACTGTTGTGAATACCCTGACTCAAAACACGACTACAAACACACCCTCGTCGTCAGGTTTGGCAACAATTCATGCCGCAGAACTGACGATTAATGGTGCCCAATTGTTGATTCGTGCAAGTCAAAAGGTCAACTATTCGGGTGGTTGGGATCGTTCTACTGGACTGTATCGCATTACGATTCCCAATGCGCAGTTAGCAAGTAACGTTAGAGGACCAGCGTTGACTTCTAATAGTCCTGTACTGCGCGTGCGTTTGCAGCAAGCTGATCCGCGCACTGTTGCCATTTGGGTACAACCTGCAACAGGAATTCGGATTGGAGAACTCAATCAACCAGGACAGGACGTACTCGCTTTACAACTTTCCCGTGCCAACTCAATCTTACTGCCCCCCGCGAATGCTCAGACACCGCCACCTGGGTCGCAACCTGTTCCCGTACCAGTTCCTCAAGCAACTACACCACCGCAACCAGCTACACCTCCCGCTAATCCTAATCCTCCTAAACAGCGTCCTGTGGTAGTTATCGATCCAGGACACGGTGGTAAAGACCCTGGAGCAATTGGAATTGGTGGACTACAAGAAAAGCAGGTCATTTTACCGATATCTAAACAAATTGCTGCCATTTTGGAAAAAGAAGGCATAAAAGTCGTCATGACACGCGATTTGGATTACTTTGTAGACTTAGCTCCTCGCGTAGCGATCGCCGAACGCGCCAATGCCGATGTTTTCGTGAGTATCCATGCGAATTCGATGGGGCTAAGTCGTCCTGATGTCAATGGGTTAGAGACATACTATTTCTCTAGTGGTCAACGTTTAGCACAGGTGATTCATCGCAACATTTTGCAACGTGTAACTATTCGCGATCGCGGAGTGCGACGGGCTAGATTTTATGTGTTACGCAAATCTTCTATGCCTTCGGTTCTTGTTGAAATTGGTTATGTCACTGGTCGTGAAGATAATCCCAGACTGCGAACTGCTGCTTACCAGACACAAATGGCAGAGGCGATCGCACGCGGAATTTTGCAGTATCTTGGGCGATAG
- a CDS encoding hormogonium polysaccharide biosynthesis protein HpsJ: protein MKALNNNILVSVLASRTLKIVGIILILAFLLDFVMLLFPFRAQTQEWQINFATQIIDRGTIPMVGTALLLAGYWIENIVTDSSLSRQSGLNLRFLVLVLASLLGLLFLLLAPLHINNILQARSEAIARISQEVSQAETQLQTQIAAQRTQIRTQISAILQDEQQVEAALQSPQVPEQIRNILQQARENPQALDQIIDQQLNAEALRNQALEQIQQRRQEVEQRAQEQVQAGIGSGIRSLLLSIGYILIGWTGLRNMNSLPPERPNYTDY, encoded by the coding sequence ATGAAAGCACTTAATAACAACATATTAGTTTCTGTGCTAGCATCCCGAACCCTGAAAATAGTAGGGATTATCCTAATTTTGGCTTTTCTACTCGATTTTGTAATGTTGTTATTTCCATTTCGAGCACAAACTCAAGAATGGCAAATCAACTTTGCAACTCAAATTATCGACCGTGGAACAATTCCTATGGTAGGAACAGCCTTGCTCTTAGCTGGTTATTGGATAGAAAATATTGTTACAGATTCCTCTTTGAGCCGCCAATCAGGACTTAACTTAAGATTTCTAGTACTAGTGTTGGCAAGTCTATTGGGGCTACTCTTTCTGCTACTTGCTCCTCTGCATATTAATAATATTTTACAAGCAAGATCAGAAGCGATCGCGCGCATCAGTCAAGAAGTATCGCAAGCTGAGACACAATTGCAAACTCAAATTGCCGCGCAGCGAACCCAAATCCGCACTCAGATTTCCGCTATTTTGCAAGACGAACAGCAGGTAGAGGCTGCACTCCAAAGCCCACAAGTTCCAGAACAAATTAGAAATATCCTCCAACAGGCAAGAGAAAATCCTCAAGCCCTAGATCAAATCATCGACCAACAACTCAACGCTGAGGCTCTGCGCAATCAAGCCTTAGAGCAGATTCAGCAACGTAGACAAGAAGTTGAACAACGCGCTCAAGAACAAGTTCAAGCGGGGATCGGTAGTGGTATTCGTAGTTTACTGCTATCTATTGGTTACATCCTCATTGGTTGGACAGGGTTGAGAAATATGAACTCGCTGCCACCAGAACGCCCTAACTACACCGACTACTGA
- a CDS encoding DUF502 domain-containing protein has translation MFERLKQDLKNDLIAGLLVVIPLATTIWLTVTIATWVIDFLTQIPRQLNPFDSMHPLLVDLLSLAVGFTVPLLSILLIGLMARNIAGRWLLDVGEQLLQAIPLAGSVYKTLKQLLETLLRDTNGKFRRVILVEYPRKGMWVIAFVTGTISNDIQSQLQRPVLSIFIPTTPNPTTGWYAIVPEDEVINLKMSIEDAFKVIISGGIVAPNTLIPPLVVPKERIESPLQ, from the coding sequence GTGTTTGAACGCCTTAAACAAGATTTAAAAAATGACTTAATAGCAGGGTTGTTAGTAGTCATTCCCCTAGCTACCACAATATGGCTAACAGTTACCATTGCCACTTGGGTTATTGACTTTCTCACACAAATTCCTAGGCAACTAAACCCTTTCGATAGTATGCATCCACTTTTAGTGGATTTATTGAGTCTAGCAGTAGGGTTCACTGTACCTTTACTTAGTATTCTGCTCATCGGTTTGATGGCACGTAATATTGCCGGAAGGTGGTTGCTTGATGTGGGAGAACAACTATTACAAGCAATTCCTTTAGCAGGCTCAGTATACAAAACTCTCAAACAGTTACTAGAAACTTTGCTCAGAGATACCAACGGCAAGTTTCGCCGCGTCATTCTAGTAGAGTATCCCCGTAAAGGAATGTGGGTCATTGCATTTGTGACAGGCACAATCAGCAATGATATCCAGTCGCAATTGCAGCGTCCGGTGTTAAGTATTTTTATTCCTACAACTCCAAACCCGACAACCGGCTGGTATGCAATTGTTCCTGAAGATGAAGTCATTAACTTAAAAATGTCGATAGAAGATGCCTTTAAGGTCATCATCTCTGGAGGTATCGTTGCTCCTAATACACTGATACCACCTTTAGTTGTTCCCAAAGAACGTATCGAATCTCCACTACAGTAA
- the nusB gene encoding transcription antitermination factor NusB has protein sequence MQPRRIARELALLSLSQLPSSPEKLETQQLSNMVLAAVRTLTTEVQDNLTTAAAELQRASDRLLSSETRAGDLHTSRSLVDESIQLTQSAINRVGAALELPELIQLANQPDFDVRTYALQIVRAVNIHRPEIDQKLNDALVDWQVSRLARIDRDLLRIAVAEILYLGVPNRVAINEAVELAKRYSGDEGHRFINGVLRRISEQAQAAYPKS, from the coding sequence ATGCAACCTCGTAGAATTGCCCGTGAACTTGCTTTACTAAGCTTGAGCCAACTACCAAGCTCGCCAGAGAAGCTCGAAACGCAACAACTGTCAAACATGGTATTGGCAGCAGTTAGAACCTTGACAACCGAAGTCCAAGATAATCTGACGACTGCAGCAGCTGAGCTACAACGTGCCAGCGATCGCCTATTAAGCAGCGAAACAAGAGCTGGTGATTTACATACTTCTAGATCGCTGGTAGACGAATCCATTCAACTGACTCAAAGTGCAATTAATCGAGTTGGTGCAGCACTTGAGCTACCAGAACTCATTCAACTGGCAAACCAACCAGACTTTGACGTTCGTACCTACGCGCTCCAAATTGTCCGAGCAGTTAATATTCATCGTCCAGAAATTGATCAAAAGCTTAACGATGCCTTAGTCGATTGGCAAGTATCTCGCCTAGCACGAATTGACCGCGACTTACTCCGCATTGCAGTAGCAGAAATACTGTACTTAGGTGTTCCAAATCGCGTCGCAATTAATGAAGCAGTAGAACTTGCTAAGCGTTACAGTGGAGACGAAGGACACCGCTTTATTAATGGTGTTCTCCGCCGGATTAGCGAACAAGCACAAGCAGCTTATCCAAAATCTTAG
- the ftsY gene encoding signal recognition particle-docking protein FtsY codes for MVFNWFRRQFSHEQAAPSTEEQATTTPPEAEESTEAEIQSDASAEISADYLSFAKAAYKNIQQRQAQSESVAEPAPIESTTDEVISSESSEPEATSTEAIVSETPTDEIEPVVVADEPEPSLKLDSQVENVSEPPVTETESIVTEDEPTASQIEAEVVTEDEPTANETETSLETPAESLPFWARAEAERQARLERLKATAIEEPEPVLATTAETPQIADEASDFNLVFDEGFLWSAEILAAQGRKPEDVSIEEITWLKKLRQGLDKTRRNLVNQIKAIVGQGPLNQAAVLEIEALLLQADVGVEATDYIINALQERIKQEALPPEVAIAYLKEILRGMLERPLTSHNATFAPEKDTLNIWLMTGVNGAGKTTTIGKIAHIAQKSGYNCLIAAADTFRAAAVEQVKIWGSRSGVEVIANPGQNTDPAAVVFDAITAAQSRNIELLLIDTAGRLQNKKNLMDELSKIRRIVDKKAPYAKIESLLVLDATLGQNGLRQAEVFAQAAQLSGVVLTKLDGTAKGGVALAVVQQLNLPIRFIGAGEGVEDLRPFSSYEFVEALLSS; via the coding sequence ATGGTTTTTAATTGGTTCCGTCGTCAATTTAGTCACGAGCAAGCTGCGCCCTCAACCGAGGAACAGGCTACAACCACTCCACCAGAGGCAGAAGAATCAACAGAGGCTGAGATACAAAGTGATGCCTCAGCAGAAATCTCAGCTGACTACTTAAGTTTCGCTAAAGCAGCTTACAAAAATATTCAGCAGCGACAAGCACAAAGTGAGTCTGTTGCCGAACCTGCACCTATCGAATCGACGACAGATGAAGTTATCTCAAGCGAATCCTCAGAACCAGAGGCGACTTCAACAGAAGCCATTGTTAGTGAAACACCTACAGATGAGATAGAACCAGTCGTTGTAGCAGATGAACCAGAACCTTCTTTAAAACTAGATTCGCAAGTTGAAAATGTCAGTGAACCACCCGTAACCGAGACAGAATCAATTGTCACTGAAGATGAACCAACGGCTAGTCAAATTGAAGCAGAAGTCGTTACAGAAGATGAACCAACAGCTAATGAAACTGAGACATCACTAGAAACCCCAGCTGAATCATTACCCTTTTGGGCAAGAGCAGAAGCTGAACGACAAGCACGGCTAGAAAGACTAAAAGCAACAGCAATTGAAGAACCAGAACCAGTCTTAGCTACTACAGCAGAAACTCCACAAATCGCAGACGAAGCCTCAGACTTTAACTTAGTATTTGACGAAGGTTTTCTATGGTCAGCAGAAATTTTAGCTGCTCAAGGGCGAAAACCAGAAGATGTCTCAATAGAAGAAATTACTTGGCTCAAAAAGCTACGGCAAGGACTAGACAAAACTCGGCGCAATCTTGTCAATCAAATCAAGGCGATTGTTGGGCAAGGACCACTCAACCAAGCAGCGGTACTTGAAATTGAGGCTTTGTTGTTACAAGCTGATGTTGGAGTTGAGGCAACAGACTATATTATTAATGCCTTACAAGAACGAATTAAGCAAGAAGCACTACCTCCAGAAGTCGCGATCGCCTACCTCAAAGAAATTCTGCGAGGTATGCTCGAGCGACCATTAACCTCGCACAATGCTACTTTTGCTCCCGAAAAAGACACCCTTAATATTTGGTTAATGACAGGAGTCAATGGGGCAGGTAAAACGACAACAATCGGTAAAATTGCTCACATTGCTCAAAAATCAGGATACAACTGCTTAATTGCTGCTGCTGATACCTTCCGTGCGGCTGCTGTTGAGCAAGTAAAAATTTGGGGTTCGCGCAGTGGAGTTGAAGTTATTGCCAACCCAGGACAAAATACTGATCCAGCAGCAGTTGTCTTTGATGCAATTACAGCTGCTCAATCACGCAACATTGAGTTACTCTTAATAGACACTGCGGGGCGACTCCAAAATAAGAAAAATCTCATGGACGAACTGAGTAAAATTCGTCGCATTGTCGATAAAAAAGCTCCCTACGCCAAAATTGAATCGCTACTCGTACTCGATGCGACTCTGGGACAAAATGGTTTACGGCAAGCTGAGGTTTTTGCTCAAGCGGCTCAACTCAGTGGCGTTGTCTTAACAAAACTCGATGGCACTGCAAAAGGAGGCGTCGCGTTAGCGGTTGTGCAGCAACTCAATCTCCCGATTCGCTTTATCGGTGCAGGGGAAGGTGTTGAGGACTTACGTCCTTTCTCTAGTTATGAATTTGTCGAAGCTCTACTAAGTAGTTAA
- a CDS encoding PP2C family protein-serine/threonine phosphatase — MVSVPQPSSHPTADRDSNANTDATPILALKQLVARLHKEQHKIHDLLGSLGFALRSFSNLNQFLELIPLMATRVTDADGGALVLFKPNGQVRLERLHCQDSHQSKNIRKALETAISVVTASLTTATGIVPTTATAALDDQVSRYLGSEIQLFGTTVFVKQVERGRLYVFSSNPEYSWAESRQKLVRLVADLTAVAVENDELTAELRKKERMNRELEIGAEIQLRLLPRQCPKIPGITLAARCQPASHIGGDYYDFIPTNCHPNQVALGSENDPCRWGIVIGDVMGKGVPAGLLMTMTQGMLRTEVPNGNSPAQILQKLNRVIYADLENSHRFITLFCSAYDPQNQTLYYSNAAHNPPLLWQAATGNVKRLDTWGMLIGLDAESQYENAHIQLHPGDTIIYYTDGFTDAANQSGDRFDEENLIRKFYWACQHCQGPQAILEYLFEQVYRFIGSANQNKDDMTLIVLQVKNE, encoded by the coding sequence ATGGTGTCTGTGCCTCAACCTTCTTCACACCCCACTGCTGACCGCGATAGCAACGCTAATACTGATGCCACTCCTATTTTGGCACTCAAGCAACTTGTCGCGCGTCTGCATAAGGAACAGCACAAGATCCACGATTTACTTGGTTCTCTAGGATTTGCCCTGAGAAGCTTCAGTAATCTTAATCAGTTTTTAGAACTCATTCCGTTGATGGCAACACGAGTGACGGATGCTGATGGCGGTGCACTAGTTTTGTTTAAGCCTAATGGTCAAGTACGACTAGAAAGACTTCACTGTCAAGATAGTCATCAAAGTAAAAATATCCGCAAAGCACTAGAAACCGCAATCAGTGTCGTTACAGCTTCTTTAACGACTGCTACCGGAATTGTTCCAACTACTGCTACAGCTGCTTTAGATGACCAAGTTAGTCGATACTTAGGTTCAGAAATTCAACTATTTGGTACAACAGTTTTTGTGAAACAAGTAGAACGCGGGCGACTGTATGTTTTTAGCAGTAATCCAGAATATAGTTGGGCAGAAAGTAGGCAAAAGTTAGTCCGCCTTGTTGCAGATTTAACTGCGGTTGCTGTTGAAAATGATGAGTTGACCGCAGAACTGCGCAAAAAAGAACGCATGAACCGAGAATTGGAAATCGGTGCAGAAATTCAACTGAGACTACTACCACGCCAATGTCCTAAAATTCCTGGAATTACTTTAGCTGCCCGCTGTCAACCAGCAAGTCATATAGGCGGAGATTATTATGATTTTATTCCAACAAACTGCCATCCAAATCAAGTAGCGCTCGGTAGTGAAAACGACCCTTGTCGTTGGGGAATTGTCATTGGCGATGTTATGGGAAAAGGCGTTCCAGCAGGGTTATTGATGACAATGACGCAGGGAATGTTACGAACAGAAGTTCCTAACGGAAATTCTCCTGCACAGATTCTCCAAAAATTAAATCGGGTAATTTATGCAGATTTAGAAAATTCTCACCGCTTTATTACTTTGTTTTGTTCCGCCTACGATCCCCAAAATCAAACGCTATATTACAGCAATGCCGCACATAATCCGCCTTTGTTATGGCAAGCAGCTACGGGAAATGTCAAGCGCTTAGATACGTGGGGAATGCTGATTGGGTTAGATGCAGAAAGCCAGTACGAAAATGCCCATATTCAATTGCATCCAGGAGATACAATTATTTACTACACTGATGGCTTTACCGATGCGGCGAATCAAAGTGGCGATCGCTTCGACGAAGAAAACTTAATCCGCAAATTTTACTGGGCTTGTCAGCACTGTCAAGGACCACAAGCCATTCTTGAGTACTTATTTGAGCAAGTCTATCGCTTTATTGGTTCAGCAAATCAGAACAAAGATGACATGACACTAATTGTCTTGCAAGTTAAGAATGAGTAG
- the argH gene encoding argininosuccinate lyase, with the protein MNQQKTWSQRFESALHPAIARFNASIGFDIELIEYDITGSIAHAKMLGHTGIISLEETTQLVTGLEQIRQEYRQGHFTPGIDAEDVHFAVERRLTEIVGDVGKKLHTARSRNDQVGTDIRLYLRDQIGQIRQAIREFQGVLLDLAETNIQTLIPGYTHLQRAQPVSLAHHLMAYFQMAQRDWERLGDVNRRVNISPLGSGALAGTTFPIDRHFTAELLQFERVYANSMDAVSDRDFAIEFLASASIIMVHLSRLSEEVILWSSQEFSFVKLKDSCATGSSIMPQKKNPDVPELVRGKTGRVCGHLQALLVLMKGLPLAYNKDLQDDKEAIFDTVKTVKACLEAMTILLREGLEFSTPRLAAAVAEDFSNATDVADYLATRGVPFREAYNLVGKVVKTCITAGKLLRDLSLEEWKALHPAFEQDIYQAIAPQQVVAARNSYGGTGFEQVSQAISAARQLVSVEDTSATTATGQISAE; encoded by the coding sequence GTGAATCAACAAAAAACATGGAGCCAGCGATTTGAATCAGCGCTACACCCTGCGATCGCTCGCTTCAATGCTAGTATCGGCTTTGATATTGAATTAATCGAATACGACATCACAGGTTCAATTGCCCATGCCAAAATGCTGGGACACACAGGAATCATTTCACTAGAAGAAACTACACAACTCGTTACAGGTTTAGAACAAATTCGCCAAGAATACCGGCAGGGACATTTCACTCCAGGGATAGATGCCGAGGATGTTCATTTTGCTGTTGAACGACGCTTAACCGAAATTGTCGGAGATGTTGGCAAAAAACTGCACACCGCGCGATCGCGTAACGATCAAGTTGGAACTGATATTCGGCTTTATTTACGCGACCAAATTGGGCAGATCCGCCAAGCTATCCGCGAATTTCAAGGTGTTCTCCTCGATTTAGCCGAAACTAACATTCAAACGCTCATTCCTGGCTACACGCACCTGCAACGCGCCCAGCCTGTAAGTTTAGCGCATCATCTCATGGCGTACTTTCAGATGGCACAGCGCGACTGGGAACGATTAGGAGATGTTAATCGGCGCGTCAATATCTCACCGCTAGGAAGTGGAGCATTAGCCGGAACAACTTTCCCGATTGATCGACATTTCACAGCGGAACTCTTGCAATTTGAACGAGTTTATGCTAATAGCATGGATGCAGTAAGTGATCGCGACTTTGCAATCGAATTTCTCGCCAGCGCTAGCATCATTATGGTTCACCTCAGCCGTCTTTCAGAAGAGGTCATTCTTTGGTCATCGCAGGAATTTAGCTTTGTCAAGCTTAAAGATAGTTGTGCTACAGGTTCTAGCATTATGCCCCAAAAGAAAAACCCCGATGTTCCAGAACTGGTGCGGGGCAAAACTGGGAGAGTCTGCGGTCATCTCCAAGCACTACTTGTTTTAATGAAGGGTTTGCCTTTAGCTTATAACAAAGACTTGCAAGATGACAAAGAAGCCATTTTTGATACAGTCAAAACTGTCAAAGCTTGCTTAGAGGCAATGACCATTTTGCTACGAGAAGGCTTAGAATTTTCTACCCCGCGTCTAGCCGCAGCAGTCGCTGAAGATTTTTCTAATGCCACTGATGTTGCCGATTATTTAGCAACACGAGGAGTTCCCTTCCGTGAAGCTTACAACCTTGTCGGCAAAGTTGTTAAAACTTGCATCACTGCGGGGAAGCTCCTCAGAGATTTGAGCTTAGAGGAGTGGAAAGCTTTACATCCTGCATTTGAGCAAGATATTTATCAAGCGATCGCTCCTCAACAGGTCGTTGCTGCTCGCAACAGCTACGGGGGAACTGGTTTTGAACAAGTGAGTCAAGCAATTTCTGCTGCTCGTCAGCTCGTGAGTG